The genomic DNA TTACAGCCTTACAGAGctacagacttacagcccaatcctaaccaactttcaagcactgatgcagcagtgccaatggggagtgcgcTGAATTTTGTGGCGGTGGGGCAGTCATGAATgcctcctcctcaaggtaagggaacatttgttccctttccttgaggctgcatcggcactggaaagttggttaggattgggctgttagtttcattTGCAAGGTCAGTCGCTGAGCTCCTTTAAAGCAGGGTCTTAAATATTGTGTGAAAAATAACGCTGGGTCTAGTCTACTCATAATTGGGAAGGGGAAATCCAAGCTCCACAAACATGTAAACCTTAGGGAGGCAAGAAGCCCCAGGTTTGAgaaggcccacctcaccccagcattgtctgttctagtggctgtctgctggtattcctttgcatctttttagattgtgagcccttttgggacagggagccatttagttatttgatttttctctgtaaaccgctttgtgaactttagttggaaagcggtatataaatactgttaataataattagcatttatattttgcttttctgaTGAGACAAATCACTCCCCAGACTGTCAAAATCCAAAATAATATATAGCAGCAGCACATGGAAAAAGGATCTAGgtgccttacttctgagtagagcctGCACCTCTGCTAATGCAGACTAGCATTGCGCTGACATTTTTGCAGCAATACCACACTGCTGCAGTgtgctaagggtgcaatcctgtactcacttacatggaagtaagcgtATCCTAAGAAGGTGGGTTCTATGGAGGGATAAGGGAAAACAATTTCCTTTACCTCTCccatgcctccccatcacacacCCTCCCATAACATGCAGCACAGCCCGTTTCAGTACAGTCACTGGTTCAGCGCTTAAGAGACTGCAAGAGTAGCCTTAATATATGAATGCCATACAAGCATATTAATTTTAGTTCAGATTGCTTAATACAAGTCACTTTAAATTTCCTGTAAAGCGCTTACTTTAAAAAAACtgtgaggaggggaggaaccatgtacattgccctgagctccttggaggaagggtggtataaaaatgtgaaaaataaataataaatcaataaaaattgTTATCCAGactttgagggggaaaaaggcaCCTCCAAGACAGCATCTGTTACTACCTTGACAAACTCAATGTTGAGTTTTCCGGTGAAGGTGGAGACCTCCCCTTGGACACTCAGCTTGCCCTTCTTGATGCTGATGGGAATGATCTCATCATGGGCAGTGCTGTGTCCCACACGGTCGAAGATGTCCAAGTCCTTCACCACCACATGGCCGTTTAAGCGTACATCAAACACCTGAGGGgaacaggaggaagaagaagCTTCAGAAAGAACTGGTGAGGAAGCAGGTCCGGGAGAGACAGCACTGGTTCACAAACCATGGACAGGGAACCAATTCCAAACTTGCTATCACTAAGGGGCGAGAGAGCAACACCActtcgggggggggagcaaacagtCTTTTCCCAGGTGGTCACTCTACcttaccaagggcccaatcctgaggtctggcATGCAAGGCTGCTgaaatgccaaaatggctactgcggtATCCAACATGTAACTGGGCAGTCCGCGACAGCTCCTcgagagaagggaacttttgtccccttctccccaggtaagggaagtagccctgcaatggggctacttgattctgcagcggctctccGACACAGGGATAAGGATCTGCTGGAGCTAAGCTCTGCTGGACTGTCCCtcgccctgccccctccccttgcccaggaatgccccctccccagccccactcacctctctgccacctggtggttcaGGCGAGCAGCCAGGTGGTGGAACAAGGGCCCAGTGCCGGAACTGGTCTAGTacaggctcacactgggctagctctggcactgggcctgtggtaatGGGCGCcgacatgtcttatggcacatttacgacactgTGTGCCAGTGGTAAGTTGGCGTGCAGGGCTCTGGATCGGACCCTACATGTCCCTCAAAAGCCTGCATGCTGATCCATTAATGGACGATGACCTAATATTGCTACTGCCTTAGTCATTTTCTTTATCAGCTTCCCAAAAGATTGTTGCCAAGTCCTGGAGCTCTTCTTCAGACAGGAGAACATTACCCCTACTGGAAACATGAGCAAGGGCTTAATGGGCAAGGGAAGTGTAGTTTTTCTTGGCAGAATGGACAACAGAAGGCAAAGTATCTGTTTGTTATGCTAGGAGCAATAGCAGTGGGGCGGTCTGCCTTGCTGCAAAAGGAACAGGTTTCCAGTGTGAATGCCTGCCTAGAAAGACCGTTGGTTCCATTGCTACTCACTGCAAGTGTTTGCAGAGCACAAAACACACCTGGAATGCCCCTTTCAGAGCAGCTGGTTTGGATGCCAAGCCCCTGTCAAGTGCTGCTGCTCTCATCCATTCACACAAGTGACTCTCAGGTAGACACCAGCCTTGCCAGAACCCAGCCAGGCCACTCCAGGAGGGGGCACCCTTACCTTCTGCTGGGACTGTGCAAAATAGACCTCGGCAAACTTCAGCACCAGTACATAGTCGCCCTCCTCCTTGATGGGGACCTCGTAGCCAAAGGTCTCCTCGTTGTAGCGCTCCGTCTGATACAGGATCTGGTCCTCTGGGTTGGAGCGCAGGATCGGAAGCTTCATGCCATAGTCAGAGGCTGCATTCCAAAAGAAAATGGTAATGCTGTATAGCAGTTGTTCCAAAActgctgggtcacaacccacgAGCCAGGGAAGTACTCAGCTttgaccccttaaggggcaggggctgggggatggcagcaatgtgattcccaggatcacactgctgccagggctgatgggggggggtaTTTATCTTCCACAGTGCTGGGCTCGAGGGAGTGCGGGGAgccaaaaaaaaagtaaaaaagcaaaaatattaaacctgtattttgggttaataaatatatggtggataagcgaagtataatattattgtaattggagatatttgtttttagatgtgatattagaaattaagaattagataagagattttattttagaggttagtttagtggtaagaagagtctataagcaaaaatttgaagttttttttttgtttggatagttatggaaaatgatatataatatgttagaagagattgaagggggtaataccattgtaatcagagacttcttttttagatgtgatattagaaattaagaattagataagaaagattttattttagagattattttagtggtaagaagagtaaaagtaaagtaaaatttgaatatgatgggatagataagattagaggaaaaatatggaatgttaaagttgggttaatgaatcagttgggttaatgaatatgacgatttttgtattgattagtaatttcgtttggattaatgtctgttgtaatcgatggccaccagccttgtgtgtaacctatgtagtcctaaccctaagtctatccaattttccttacctgtatctgtaataaataaataaagcattcttaaaaaaaaaaaagtaaaaaagcaacataagaacagccccactagatcaggccataggcccaactagtccagcttcctgtatctcacagcaacccaccaaatgccccagggggcacacctgataacaagagacctgcatcctggtgcctcccttgcatctggaaaacTACTTCTAGATTTGCAATTGGAAACTGGAATTGGTTTCTgatcgtttttttttttttacaattacagaggcttggggaaccttgcagagggctccacggggctccctgcaccccctcccgGAAGCCAGGGCCACAGAGGATAAGTAACCCGCCCATAACCCTGTCAGCAGTGCAATTCTGGTGACTGCgttgctgccaccccccacccccgcagacTTAAGTGGTTCCTTCCTCTTGAGGACTTTCGCAGCCACTGCTCTATAAATGTGCTTTCTGCATTGTATGAATGCAGCCCACAAAtccatttccctcccccacatctctGGCCACtcgcttgcccccccccccgacaacaATCCCATCAGTACTCCACATAGGCTACCACAGGGGAAGAACCACCTCGACCAGAGATTGGCATGGGATGATCAGAGTGTGCGCCATGAGCAGCATGTGGCTTGTCTGGGTTCCTCACCAGGAACCCAGGGATAATGCTGGTTGAACCACAGCATGCAAACCAGCCCTGTAGGCCAGTCCCGTGCAGGAGGCAACCTGCGCATTCTAACTGCAGGGGCCGTTCGCAAATGCAAGACACCACTTGCAAGTCCCCAAGCAACAGACACACATTTACATGTGCTGGACTAGCGTCTATTGGCAATGACAACCTGAATTTGTCCCACTGTGTGCCCCCATTTCAAGACACCAAGTTTTAACTGAGAGGAGCTGGACCTGTGGCTCAGTGTTCTGTAAGctgcacccctccctgccttctacCAGAGCAGgcagaaaaccaggaagtgaatgcTGTTTATAGTCATCACAAAGAGATCTCAGACAACTGAGCAGCTGAGGTGGTTCCACTTACTTTCTGTTACTTCCTCAGGTTGTGCTGTTATAATGACCAATTTGGCATTATCATTGCAAACTAGTAGCTTAGCAGCAAACCAGTAGCTTGAATCTCTTTCCAATCAATTCCATGTTCGTCTCTGATAGACTTACACAAAGTCCTTGTAATGCCCCCCCTGCACAACAAAACCCTAACTAGCGGATGGTTTCCATGAGAGCACCGTGCCCTCCCCAGTGGAATCAGCACGATTGGTTGCGCCAGAGTTGCCTCCTTCCCATCagcctttcctgctcctcctgcaTTCCAGAGCAACGAAAGGATCCAAGCACTCCCAAAGCAGAGGCACAGCAGCAATGCTCTCCTCCAGAGATAACTGCCCCTTCTATGCTGCATAGGGAGTCCCTGCATGGGGAGTCTTCCCACCAGAAGCAGAAACATGGGGGGCAGGCTCCCTCCAAGGTGACAAAATGTTGACTTTTGCCCACCTTAGCAGTGAGCTTTTGGGGTTCAAGAACTGGATGTGCATCTCCAATGCCAAAAGCAGCAGGCCTCGTCCATCAGAAGTCTGGAGAATGCTAGGTAAGAAGTACATCTTTCCAGTAAGATGTACTGAAAGGAGGAACTGGGAAGAGCCACCATATTCCTGGAATGGCCTACAAACAAAGCCAAGGCCCAGGAGCTGAGGGGAACAGCTCCAGAAGAGAAACACTTCCTGAGCACAAAGCTCCTAAAGAAAGCCGAGATAAATGAGCAAAAGAGGAAATTAAAGCCAGTCCTAAACCACTTGGTACACAAGATTACACACTTTAAGGTATAAAAAAACCCGTAGTTGAGGGGGAGCTGCTCTTTGCTACCCCATCATGTTCATGTTAGCCATGGTATGACAGGTAGAAGAGCAaccctttgcttatgctcagaagCTGGACAGATCCAAGTGAGCACTAGGAACAAGTATGCTTGGCTTTATTGTTGTAGCActgaatggacctcaacagatgggaaaccttggcctctgagtgtcccgcttggaggcaggctgtgcagcatggcctctcccagtttgaagagacatctcccaacagactgaggcaaagaaggaaggccctcagCCAgtgatagactgcacttgctcccagtgtggaagggattgtcactcccaaatcggccttttcagccacactagacgctgtgccagaaccaccataccagagtctttcgagactgaaggttgccaacaaaaagtgTGTGCACTGTATTTATTCTTTCAAATACGTAACTGCCTTTCAAGTTATTGTATAACCATGAGTCTACTGTTTAAATAAAC from Tiliqua scincoides isolate rTilSci1 chromosome 14, rTilSci1.hap2, whole genome shotgun sequence includes the following:
- the MLEC gene encoding malectin; translation: MKLPILRSNPEDQILYQTERYNEETFGYEVPIKEEGDYVLVLKFAEVYFAQSQQKVFDVRLNGHVVVKDLDIFDRVGHSTAHDEIIPISIKKGKLSVQGEVSTFTGKLNIEFVKGYYDNPKICALYVLRGTVDDVPKLQPHPGLEKKEEEEEEEEYEEGSSMKKQINKNRVQSGPRTPNPYASDNSSLMFPILVAFGVFIPTLFCLCRL